One window from the genome of Crassostrea angulata isolate pt1a10 chromosome 2, ASM2561291v2, whole genome shotgun sequence encodes:
- the LOC128174204 gene encoding uncharacterized protein LOC128174204 — protein sequence MEFSLNQVTLKQWQEDNKLFVERNASKEVERLLDSQNMVIVTGHPGSGKSEIVHHVALKLRKQGWNVKVIHTVRVMIQIINSFTRGLNDKTIFVLNDPIGKDSFDEIEYTIWRKYEESLKVCLKKIKLLMSCRKYILSDDKVKGLLKNESTIVDITCNQFKLSYEEKEKIWRKHALDEDVSKEELKQIVQTETYFPLLCKLYVHHKINKKEKLRFFKAPVELFEEELRNFRESCKEKYCALILLVLFNNKFCVEDIRGSVISRNKYEFALEVCEMKKDTSTYEIINAFEALQGSFVKKIGDTYHFYHDLIMGVTGLVFGKDYPFQIIHYADIGFLKQKVKLSHHDTRDRFTIYLSDKYIYALGGRLFNGILGEHLLDIVLNPCLKDARVIDVFIKELERHPEKLKMLLEKKRLQIDNQEMNQPISHWFWSKLAFVSLKDKISPLCAIIIFCDTRLSLYCLKSLQQMPNYLIGNSVFSSICCNGSKYMFAMLRKHLARKSLTEKWKFFYPIHIASVFKNNEILRELLQMGADVNLKTANENYWTPLTLAAARNNTEENEETDIKKSLQLRRHDTVQLLLSNSACINLCNGDGASPLYIACEAGHEDLVKLFLYSEADINLRMKSGASPLYIACQEGHGIIVTLLLKQGAVLNLRTKDGPSPLSIACKKGYTEVVQQLVHYGANINVCNKYGASPLFQACQQGQEGIVQLLLSYGADINLSNEYKASPLLTACLHGHVSIVQLLLENGADVNLCNKYGASPLYVACKHGQNSIVQLLITYGADINLCMKNKDSPFHISCKNGYDKIVELLMSNGALINSCNENGHSPLHIACQHGHNTIVQLLLHNGVDINLCNANKAALFRTESEHNGLDDSLISHQRKEPWLASPRKAYCERLTSQNDCIAYSTKRTISLWPIKNT from the exons atGG AATTTTCACTTAATCAAGTCACCCTTAAGCAATGGCAAGAGGACAACAAATTGTTTGTGGAAAGAAATGCGAGTAAAGAAGTTGAACGACTATTGGATAGTCAGAACATGGTAATTGTGACAGGTCACCCAGGATCTGGGAAATCTGAAATCGTGCATCACGTTGCTCTTAAACTTAGAAAACAAGGTTGGAATGTGAAAGTCATTCACACTGTGAGGGTGATGatacaaattataaattcatTCACACGTGGTCTAAATGATAAAACCATTTTTGTACTAAATGATCCAATTGGCAAAGATTCATTTGATGAAATAGAATATACTATATGGAGAAAATATGAGGAATCTTTAAAggtttgtttaaagaaaatcaaacttCTTATGTCgtgcagaaaatatattttgagtgATGATAAAGTAAagggacttttaaaaaatgaatcaacAATAGTAGATATAACCTGCAATCAATTTAAATTGAGttatgaagaaaaagaaaaaatatggaGAAAGCACGCTCTTGACGAAGATGTATCTAAAGAGGAATTAAAGCAAATTGTCCAAACAGAAACGTATTTTCCTTTATTATGCAAACTATATGTTCaccataaaatcaataaaaaggaaaaactaAGATTTTTCAAAGCACCAGTAGAGCTTTTTGAAGAGGAATTACGAAATTTCAGAGAATCATGCAAAGAAAAATACTGTGCTTTAATTCTCCTTGTATtgtttaacaataaattttgCGTTGAAGATATAAGGGGGTCCGTGATATCAAGAAACAAGTATGAATTTGCTTTAGAAGTGTGTGAAATGAAGAAAGACACATCAACTTATGAAATTATTAACGCTTTTGAAGCTCTACAAGGATCTTTTGTCAAGAAAATTGGCGATACGTATCATTTTTATCACGACCTTATTATGGGAGTTACCGGCCTTGTGTTTGGAAAAGACTATCCTTTTCAAATAATACATTATGCAGATATTggttttctaaaacaaaaagttaaattaaGTCATCACGACACGAGAGATCGATTCACTATATATTTAAGTGACAAATACATTTATGCTCTTGGGGGAAGACTTTTTAATGGTATTTTAGGAGAACATTTACTAGATATTGTACTCAACCCCTGTTTAAAGGACGCAAGAGTGATTGACGTTTTTATCAAGGAATTGGAACGCCATCCAGAAAAACTGAAAATGCTGCTTGAAAAGAAAAGGCTTCAAATTGATAATCAAGAAATGAATCAGCCGATCAGTCATTGGTTTTGGTCTAAACTTGCATTTGTGAGTTTAAAAGACAAAATATCGCCTCTTTGTGCTATTATCATATTTTGCGATACACGGTTATCCTTATATTGTCTAAAATCCCTTCAACAAATGCCAAACTATCTTATAGGCAATTCTGTTTTTTCTTCTATATGCTGCAATGGCTCAAAATATATGTTTGCTATGCTCAGAAAACATCTTGCTAGAAAATCATTGACAGAGAAATGGAAGTTTTTTTATCCAATACACATTGCATCCGTATTTAAAAATAACGAAATACTGCGTGAACTGCTTCAGATGGGTGCCGATGTGAATCTCAAGACTGCCAATGAAAATTACTGGACTCCATTAACGCTAGCAGCAGCTAGAAACAATACTGAAGAAAACGAAGAAACTGACATTAAAAAATCTCTTCAGTTAAGGCGCCATGACACGGTACAACTTTTATTAAGTAACAGCGCATGTATCAATTTATGTAACGGAGACGGGGCAAGTCCTCTTTATATAGCTTGTGAAGCTGGGCATGAAGACCTCGTTAAACTCTTTCTATACAGTGAAGCAGACATTAACTTACGCATGAAAAGTGGAGCCAGTCCTCTTTACATTGCTTGTCAAGAGGGACACGGTATAATTGTTACCCTTTTACTGAAACAGGGAGCAGTCCTTAATTTAAGAACAAAAGATGGACCTAGTCCTCTCTCTATAGCTTGCAAAAAGGGATACACTGAGGTTGTTCAACAATTAGTGCATTATGGAGCTAACATTaatgtttgtaataaatatggagccagtcctctctttcAAGCTTGTCAGCAAGGACAAGAAGGCATTGTTCAGCTTTTACTCAGTTatggagcagatattaatttaaGTAATGAATATAAAGCAAGCCCTCTCTTAACAGCTTGTTTACACGGACATGTTAGcattgtacaacttttactaGAAAATGGAGCAGATGTCAATTTGTGTAACAAatacggagccagtcctctctatgtAGCTTGTAAACATGGACAAAATAGCATTGTACAACTTCTCATTACTTATGGAGCAGATATCAATTTATGTATGAAAAACAAAGATAGTCCTTTCCATATATCTTGTAAAAATGGATATGATAAAATTGTTGAACTTCTGATGAGTAATGGCGCACTTATCAATTCATGTAATGAAAACGGACACAGTCCTCTCCATATTGCTTGTCAACATGGACATAATACAATTGTACAACTTCTACTGCATAATGGAGTAGATATTAATTTATGTAACGCGAACAAA GCTGCCTTATTCAGGACGGAGAGTGAGCACAACGGCCTGGACGACAGTCTGATCAGCCACCAGAGAAAGGAACCATGGCTAGCCTCTCCGAGGAAAGCCTACTGTGAAAGACTGACAAGCCAAAATGACTGCATTGCCTACAGTACCAAGAGGACAATCTCTCTTTGGCCTATCAAAAACACTTAA
- the LOC128170405 gene encoding uncharacterized protein LOC128170405 has product MLIYWTLSKFVSHIYGHTSQRHKDKRMAFRGLHVFLVQVFGIFLAIYSNSAAETVRRLEKPLIQTIAMTTYPLNDSSSTYTGYFRGPADTEIKNYRGTVDVITQGENNMFEAVFTNRKYKYDQWITWKSTSTRETVNLISNNNYDMRAQTIFVENSCEVGVEKYERGNITEYVATVRNCADQDKLSTYFSCLLVDQSGGSIQWGSRDLNYPGSPTIREYFKYVDTYYTRSEKGVYYAVLNYPAMKADNITLERFGFVLYVIEPNYSAIAASHYWFYDI; this is encoded by the exons atgttaatatattgGACACTATCGAAGTTTGTAAGCCATATTTACGGTCATACTTCACAGAGACACAAGGATAAAAGAATGGCATTTAGGGGCTTGCATGTGTTTCTTGTTCAAGTTTTCGGGATCTTCCTGGCAATATACTCTAACTCT GCTGCTGAAACTGTGCGTAGACTCGAGAAACCGTTAATACAAACAATTGCCATGACAACCTATCCACTTAACGACAGTAGCTCCACCTACACGGGCTACTTCCGTGGTCCTGCTGATACGGAGATAAAGAACTACAGGGGAACTGTGGACGTCATCACCCAAG GTGAAAATAATATGTTTGAAGCAGTTTTCACAAACAGGAAGTACAAATACGACCAGTGGATAACTTGGAAGTCAACATCCACACGAGAAACCGTCAACCTGATCTCCAATAACAACTACGACATGCGTGCGCAAACAATTTTCGTTGAAAACAGTTGCGAAGTCGGTGTGGAAAAGTATGAGAGGGGTAATATCACAGAATATGTTGCCACGGTCCGAAATTGCGCGGATCAGGACAAACTATCAACTTACTTTAGTTGTCTATTAGTCGACCAATCAGGTGGCTCTATTCAATGGGGGTCACGTGATTTAAACTATCCTGGAAGCCCAACCATTCGCGAGTATTTTAAATACGTCGACACCTACTATACGAGGAGCGAAAAGGGCGTGTACTATGCCGTTTTGAATTATCCTGCAATGAAGGCAGATAACATCACCTTAGAGAGATTCGGTTTCGTCTTGTATGTGATAGAGCCTAATTATTCAGCTATAGCTGCCAGTCACTATTGgttttatgatatataa